Proteins found in one Vallitalea guaymasensis genomic segment:
- a CDS encoding carbohydrate-binding protein has translation MKKVSSIMFLTVMLLVSGSLSANAFAAAPAQKVTCKVVYNSWYEPSLYTEAVILHYGVNGWNDIKDVPMTCKYGYDENHNFKVWYEADVEVNENDTIDYCFHILYNRGGAEGFWENNDGNDFHMVAK, from the coding sequence ATGAAAAAAGTATCTAGTATCATGTTTTTAACAGTTATGTTATTAGTCTCAGGAAGCTTATCAGCAAATGCTTTTGCCGCTGCACCTGCTCAAAAGGTAACATGCAAGGTTGTTTACAACAGTTGGTATGAACCAAGTCTTTATACTGAAGCAGTAATACTTCATTATGGAGTTAACGGATGGAACGATATAAAAGATGTACCAATGACTTGTAAATATGGTTATGATGAAAATCACAATTTTAAAGTATGGTATGAAGCAGATGTTGAAGTAAATGAAAATGATACCATTGATTACTGTTTCCACATCCTATACAACCGTGGAGGAGCAGAAGGATTTTGGGAAAACAATGATGGAAATGATTTTCACATGGTAGCTAAATAA